From the Conger conger chromosome 14, fConCon1.1, whole genome shotgun sequence genome, one window contains:
- the LOC133110026 gene encoding rho-related GTP-binding protein Rho6-like, which yields MKERRMTQPLVARCKLVLVGDVQCGKTAMLQVLAKDCYPETYVPTVFENYTACLELEEQRVELSLWDTSGSPYYDNVRPLCYSDSDAVLLCLDISRPDTIDSVLKKWKTEIQDFCPSTRVLLIGCKMDLRTDVCTLMELSNQKQTPISHEQGLGLARQLGAEAYLECSAFTSEKSIHSVFRTAASACVSKPRPALKASPARRLSKRLLHLPSRAELLTSTFGKEKAKSCSLM from the exons ATGAAGGAACGAAGAATGACACAGCCGCTGGTGGCGAGGTGTAAACTGGTTCTAGTTGGGGATGTCCAATGCGGAAAAACAGCAATGTTGCAAGTGCTCGCCAAGGATTGTTATCCTGAG ACATACGTGCCAACAGTGTTTGAAAACTACACAGCCTGTCTCGAGCTTGAAGAACAGCGTGTGGAACTGAGCCTGTGGGACACGTCAG GTTCCCCATATTACGACAATGTGCGCCCCCTCTGCTATAGTGACTCTGATGCTGTTCTCTTGTGCTTGGACATCAGCCGCCCAGACACCATCGATAGTGTACTGAAGAAA TGGAAAACAGAGATCCAGGACTTCTGCCCCAGCACCCGAGTCCTCCTCATCGGCTGCAAGATGGATTTGCGCACGGATGTCTGTACCCTCATGGAGCTGTCCAATCAGAAACAGACGCCTATCTCCCATGAGCAG GGTCTGGGCCTGGCCAGGCAGCTGGGAGCGGAGGCGTACCTGGAGTGCTCGGCCTTCACCTCGGAGAAGAGCATCCACAGCGTGTTCCGCACGGCAGCCTCCGCCTGCGTCAGCAAGCCCCGCCCGGCCCTGAAGGCCAGCCCCGCCCGCCGCCTCTCCAAGAGACTACTGCACCTGCCCAGCCGGGCCGAGCTGCTCACCTCCACCTTCGGCAAGGAGAAAGCCAAGAGCTGCTCTCTGATGTGA